In Terriglobales bacterium, one DNA window encodes the following:
- a CDS encoding APC family permease, translated as MITNEKTTSGDNKLVRGLGLGSATTLNMIDMIGVGPFITIPLIVTAMGGPQAMLGWIFGALLSICDGLVWAELGASMPGSGGSYRYLKDIYGPQKLGRMMSFLFIWQLSFSAPLSIASGCVGLARYAAYIWPSLDHEYFARKFLVGPLEINVLANGGTIVAISVCLLALFLLYRQITAIGKLSKLLAVGVLGTIAWVIFAGLTNFDKAKAFSFPPDAFVLDERFFLGLGAAMLVAVYDYWGYYNVCFFGDEVKDPARNIPRAVIYSILAVASIYLVMNISILGVIPWQELVSAAKTDSRFYVASTLMQRVYGDFAGKVVSVLIMWTAFASVFSLLLGYSRVPYAASKDGNYFKVFSKIHQRFRFPHVSLLALGGVAILFCFLRLADLIAALVVIRIMVQFLFQCVGLIVLRQRRPEMDRPFRMWLYPVPALIAAGGFVYILFQRANAAKEIKYGIVIIIVGLAIYLVRSFKRREWPFLKESVEHGR; from the coding sequence TTGATCACGAACGAAAAGACTACCTCTGGCGACAATAAGTTAGTCCGCGGGCTCGGGCTCGGTTCTGCCACTACGCTGAACATGATCGACATGATCGGCGTCGGCCCGTTTATCACGATACCCCTGATTGTGACCGCGATGGGCGGTCCGCAGGCGATGCTGGGCTGGATCTTCGGCGCGCTGCTGTCGATTTGTGACGGGCTGGTCTGGGCTGAGTTGGGCGCGTCGATGCCGGGTTCGGGCGGATCGTACAGGTACCTGAAAGACATTTACGGCCCTCAGAAGCTCGGCCGAATGATGTCGTTCCTGTTCATCTGGCAGCTTTCGTTCAGCGCGCCCCTGTCGATTGCGTCGGGATGCGTAGGGCTGGCGCGATATGCCGCATATATCTGGCCGTCGCTCGATCACGAGTATTTCGCGAGAAAGTTCCTCGTTGGTCCGCTTGAAATAAATGTGCTCGCCAATGGAGGAACGATCGTTGCGATCAGTGTCTGCCTGCTCGCCCTATTTCTCCTATACCGGCAGATCACGGCAATCGGGAAGCTGTCGAAGTTGCTTGCTGTCGGCGTGCTAGGGACGATTGCATGGGTCATCTTCGCGGGGCTGACGAACTTCGACAAGGCAAAAGCCTTCTCGTTCCCGCCCGATGCGTTTGTGCTCGACGAGCGTTTCTTTCTCGGCCTTGGAGCGGCAATGCTCGTTGCCGTGTACGACTACTGGGGTTATTACAACGTCTGCTTCTTTGGCGATGAGGTAAAAGACCCAGCACGCAACATACCGCGAGCGGTGATTTATTCGATCCTTGCCGTAGCTTCCATTTATCTCGTGATGAACATCTCGATTTTGGGGGTGATTCCATGGCAGGAGCTGGTTTCGGCGGCGAAGACAGATTCGCGATTCTACGTGGCATCGACACTGATGCAACGAGTCTACGGTGACTTCGCAGGAAAGGTAGTCTCCGTCCTGATCATGTGGACCGCATTCGCAAGCGTGTTTTCCCTGCTTCTCGGGTACTCGCGGGTACCGTATGCAGCGTCCAAGGACGGCAACTACTTCAAAGTATTTTCGAAAATCCACCAACGTTTTCGTTTCCCGCACGTCTCATTATTGGCGCTGGGCGGGGTGGCCATTCTTTTCTGTTTTCTGAGACTGGCGGATCTGATTGCAGCGCTGGTAGTCATCCGCATCATGGTGCAGTTCCTATTCCAGTGCGTAGGTCTGATCGTGCTGCGGCAAAGGCGCCCGGAAATGGATCGGCCATTTCGGATGTGGCTGTATCCGGTTCCGGCACTGATCGCAGCAGGTGGATTTGTGTACATATTGTTCCAGCGGGCCAACGCAGCGAAAGAGATCAAGTACGGAATTGTCATCATCATCGTTGGACTGGCGATTTACCTGGTGCGGAGCTTCAAACGGCGCGAGTGGCCGTTCCTGAAAGAATCCGTGGAGCATGGCAGATAG
- a CDS encoding MFS transporter yields MADSGTPLSGITIKAPVSAIGPLREPLFRALWLAAVVSYTGAWMQNVGTGWLMASLTNSPVMVGLVQAAIAAPVFLVSIFAGALADMMDRRRLLLLTQSWMVLAALSLGLLTHFGMITPMLLLIFTFLMGLGNVMNDPAWQAITHEIVSDENFPSAVALNSAGFNVARAVGPAIGGIVIAVWGAAAVFLLNAASFFGVILVLYGWKRRPHEYPVPASSVKAAIRAGFSFALQSKGMQSVLIRTAVFSVSASALWAMLPLIAQCYGSIGFGTMVAAFGLGALLGAGLLPQLRRSFTVNTIVGAATLMYAAATAATGYIHEFNSHCTLMVIGGAGWIIIVASLNVSAQLCSPTWLKARTLSMYLIVLQGGMALGSTFWGTLAERISINTSLSVAGIALVLGLLVSRNHRLGADQQEMPHAPVVS; encoded by the coding sequence ATGGCAGATAGCGGCACTCCATTAAGTGGGATCACAATAAAAGCACCCGTGTCGGCGATCGGTCCGTTGCGGGAGCCCCTGTTCCGCGCGTTGTGGCTGGCGGCGGTGGTGTCCTACACCGGCGCATGGATGCAGAACGTCGGCACCGGATGGCTGATGGCGTCGCTGACGAACTCACCCGTCATGGTAGGACTCGTTCAAGCGGCTATCGCCGCACCGGTGTTCCTGGTGTCGATCTTTGCAGGAGCGTTGGCCGACATGATGGATCGCCGGCGCCTACTTCTACTCACACAAAGCTGGATGGTACTGGCCGCCCTGTCGCTGGGGCTGCTCACGCACTTCGGCATGATCACCCCGATGCTGTTGCTGATTTTCACGTTCCTGATGGGACTCGGCAACGTGATGAACGATCCGGCGTGGCAGGCGATCACGCACGAAATCGTTTCGGACGAGAACTTCCCCTCGGCGGTAGCTTTGAACTCCGCAGGCTTCAATGTCGCCCGTGCCGTGGGGCCAGCGATTGGCGGAATCGTTATAGCCGTCTGGGGTGCGGCGGCGGTCTTCCTGCTGAATGCTGCGTCGTTTTTCGGTGTCATCCTTGTGCTGTACGGATGGAAGCGGCGTCCGCATGAATACCCTGTTCCCGCCAGTAGCGTGAAGGCGGCGATAAGGGCTGGGTTCAGCTTCGCGCTGCAGTCAAAAGGCATGCAGTCTGTGTTGATACGGACTGCGGTTTTCAGCGTGTCGGCCAGCGCGCTGTGGGCGATGCTGCCCCTGATTGCGCAGTGTTATGGCTCGATCGGATTCGGAACCATGGTGGCGGCCTTTGGCCTTGGTGCTCTCTTGGGAGCGGGACTGCTTCCGCAGCTACGGCGCTCGTTTACGGTAAACACGATTGTGGGTGCTGCGACCCTCATGTACGCTGCCGCTACCGCCGCCACAGGTTATATCCACGAATTTAACTCGCATTGCACACTGATGGTGATCGGCGGAGCGGGGTGGATCATTATCGTTGCCAGCCTCAACGTCTCAGCCCAGCTTTGTTCTCCAACGTGGCTTAAGGCTCGTACACTTTCGATGTACCTGATCGTTCTTCAGGGCGGCATGGCACTGGGCAGCACCTTCTGGGGGACCCTGGCCGAGCGCATCAGCATAAACACTTCGTTGTCGGTAGCGGGAATTGCCCTCGTGCTGGGGCTGCTGGTGAGCCGGAATCATCGACTCGGCGCCGATCAGCAAGAAATGCCACACGCCCCGGTCGTGAGTTGA
- a CDS encoding DinB family protein encodes MKRVVLTVMLLCCAMAFAQQQPPKPPAHGGEVLDRQLKLIESEFVPAAEAMPADKYDFAPTQGEFKGVRTFAKQVKHVAATNYNIAAGLLGEKPPVDLGKGEDGPENLKSKEEIVKFLKDSFAYAHKAVGTINEKNLVEMIPGPFGGKSSRMAAANIMIWHSFDHYGQMAVYLRMNSIIPPASRQQQ; translated from the coding sequence ATGAAGAGAGTTGTTCTGACTGTAATGCTGCTCTGTTGCGCCATGGCGTTTGCGCAACAGCAACCTCCCAAACCTCCGGCACACGGCGGAGAAGTGCTAGACCGCCAGTTGAAGTTGATCGAGAGCGAATTCGTTCCTGCCGCGGAAGCGATGCCCGCCGACAAGTATGATTTCGCCCCGACACAGGGTGAATTCAAGGGCGTCCGTACATTTGCGAAGCAGGTGAAGCACGTCGCCGCCACGAACTACAACATCGCTGCTGGACTGCTCGGCGAGAAACCACCTGTCGATCTGGGTAAGGGAGAAGATGGCCCTGAGAACTTGAAGTCAAAGGAAGAGATCGTAAAATTCCTGAAGGACTCGTTCGCCTATGCTCATAAGGCGGTCGGCACTATCAACGAGAAGAACCTGGTGGAGATGATCCCGGGCCCATTCGGTGGAAAAAGCAGCCGTATGGCAGCAGCCAACATCATGATCTGGCATAGCTTCGATCATTATGGGCAGATGGCCGTCTATCTTCGGATGAACAGCATCATTCCTCCGGCAAGCCGCCAGCAGCAGTAA
- a CDS encoding HAD family hydrolase — protein MRAIFFDAGNTLVFPDHQRTLAPLLARGYRFGEDQLFAAERAARKYRDSLPTSELSSNTDKQYWVIYFRELLGMKAEESLIAELVELSRTSGNWKRVIPGTRDVLLRLKQRFQVAVISNSDGHMADLLRQVGLGDCFDSVTDSSIVGFQKPHPGIFQAALKQARVEAAESMYVGDIYSIDYLGATAVGMQAILMDLFGTYTNNGVPRVGSLEELEQVLTHQR, from the coding sequence TTGCGAGCGATCTTTTTTGACGCGGGGAACACGCTGGTGTTCCCCGACCACCAACGGACGCTCGCACCTCTTCTCGCGCGCGGATACCGCTTCGGCGAAGACCAGCTGTTTGCCGCCGAGCGTGCAGCGCGCAAATATCGCGATTCCCTTCCCACTTCTGAACTTTCCTCGAACACTGACAAGCAATACTGGGTGATCTATTTCCGCGAACTACTGGGCATGAAAGCCGAGGAATCGTTAATCGCTGAGTTGGTTGAACTCTCCCGGACTTCCGGGAATTGGAAGCGCGTAATTCCCGGCACGCGCGATGTTCTGCTTCGCCTGAAGCAACGATTTCAAGTCGCGGTCATCAGCAACTCCGACGGACATATGGCTGACCTGCTGCGACAGGTAGGTCTCGGAGATTGCTTTGATTCGGTAACGGATTCGTCGATCGTAGGTTTTCAGAAGCCGCACCCCGGGATATTCCAGGCCGCGTTGAAGCAGGCCCGAGTCGAGGCCGCGGAAAGCATGTATGTCGGGGATATCTACTCGATTGACTACCTGGGCGCCACAGCGGTTGGAATGCAGGCAATTCTGATGGACCTGTTCGGGACGTACACCAATAACGGCGTACCGCGAGTGGGAAGCCTGGAAGAACTGGAACAGGTACTTACGCATCAGCGGTAG
- a CDS encoding class I SAM-dependent methyltransferase gives MQSENKTVETNGTRIEATTTGSGFDHASHKNFYDYYAKESQTVEAYGRFSRVRDTVLRIYGKGRPVTQQLQMADVGCGAGTQSLVWAEVGHVVHALDVNEPLLELGRKRAAERGFKVDFQVGTATKLPWADESMDICIALELIEHVADWQSCVNEFARVVKPGGILYMTTSNCLCPKQQEFTLPLYSWYPGKWKRRYEKAAVTTRPELANYALYPAVNWFSFYELQSYLAKKGFRSLDRFQMMDTSNKGLAAKVVVGAIRSNPLLRFFGQVCTEGTMILSIKDRS, from the coding sequence TTGCAGAGCGAGAACAAGACAGTAGAAACCAACGGAACCAGGATTGAAGCCACAACTACGGGTTCCGGGTTTGATCACGCCAGTCATAAGAATTTTTACGACTACTACGCAAAAGAGAGCCAGACGGTGGAAGCGTACGGACGCTTCTCCCGAGTGCGCGACACCGTGCTCCGTATCTATGGCAAAGGCAGGCCTGTCACGCAGCAGCTTCAAATGGCCGACGTCGGTTGCGGCGCCGGAACCCAGAGCCTCGTTTGGGCAGAGGTCGGGCACGTCGTCCACGCCCTGGACGTGAACGAACCTCTGTTGGAGTTGGGACGCAAGCGTGCTGCTGAGCGTGGTTTCAAGGTCGACTTCCAGGTTGGGACAGCTACCAAACTTCCCTGGGCCGACGAGTCGATGGACATCTGTATCGCTCTCGAACTGATCGAGCACGTCGCTGATTGGCAAAGCTGCGTCAACGAGTTTGCGCGCGTCGTGAAACCCGGCGGCATACTCTATATGACCACCAGCAACTGCTTGTGTCCCAAGCAGCAGGAGTTCACTTTGCCGCTCTATAGCTGGTACCCCGGGAAGTGGAAGCGCCGTTACGAGAAGGCAGCCGTCACTACGCGGCCGGAACTGGCGAATTATGCTCTGTATCCCGCTGTGAACTGGTTTTCGTTTTACGAGCTACAGTCCTATCTGGCAAAAAAGGGATTCCGATCCCTCGATCGTTTTCAAATGATGGACACCTCCAACAAAGGACTTGCCGCGAAGGTGGTCGTGGGCGCCATACGATCGAACCCGTTACTGAGATTTTTCGGCCAGGTCTGTACGGAGGGAACGATGATTCTTTCCATCAAGGATCGCTCCTGA
- the mutS gene encoding DNA mismatch repair protein MutS: MRQYAAVKKQHPNALLFFRLGDFYELFFDDAVVASKELQITLTSRNKEKGVAVPMCGVPYHAAEGYIAKLIRKGFKVAVCEQVEDPKVAKKLVRREVTRVVTPGTAADSALGAEENNFLAAVCRGTSKGSVVAGFAALDLSTGEFRATEFSGDDAEKRIWDELEQLKPREVLFASSLPLFEVGVRSGASAQLPWAQTPLEDWVFAPDYSIPLVENHFGVLSLEGFGLAGKSAAATAAGAVLHYVRSTQRGTLEHVDRIGFYERQQCLVLDVVTVRNLELAEPLFASSGDAVTLFRCLDATLTPMGKRLLRSWMLRPSIDLAEINQRLDAVQELTGNLMHREELRRALDGIFDIERLLSRVTLETANARDVLGLAASLAKIPPLRTVLARFVSERLKLQYESIDDLSDLRDRIQRTIVPEPPITFADGGVIASGVDAALDELRTLSRDSKQYLAQVEERERQRTGISSLKVKFNSVFGYYIEISKANLHLASSDYERKQTLVNAERFTTPELKEYESKILDAQEKIVEIERRIFTELRTAIAAEARRIRRTAMGLAEVDVLACFAHLATVRNYCRPILDEGGDLEIVEGRHPVVEVQELAGAERFVPNDLYLNSTTHSILVLTGPNMGGKSTYLRQTALITIMAQMGSFVPARKARLGVVDRIFTRIGASDNLARGRSTFMVEMTETAAILNTATARSLILLDEIGRGTATYDGLAIAWSAVEYIHQRTRAKTLFATHYHELTDLADRLSGVKNFHVSVKESAGGIVFLRKVEPGPADKSYGIEVAKLAGLPAAVIERAREVLSEHEDAERRASEHLASEPSEPRSLQLTMFTPLSQKIVDRLRDTDVNNLTPLEALNLLNELKKQIG; the protein is encoded by the coding sequence ATGCGTCAGTACGCAGCGGTGAAGAAGCAGCATCCCAACGCGCTATTGTTCTTCCGGTTGGGTGACTTCTACGAGCTTTTCTTCGACGACGCGGTGGTCGCCTCGAAAGAACTTCAGATCACGTTAACCTCGCGCAACAAAGAAAAGGGAGTGGCAGTACCCATGTGCGGGGTTCCGTACCACGCGGCGGAAGGCTACATCGCCAAACTGATCCGCAAGGGCTTCAAGGTCGCGGTCTGTGAGCAGGTGGAGGACCCGAAGGTCGCAAAGAAGCTAGTACGCCGGGAAGTTACGCGCGTCGTTACCCCCGGAACCGCTGCCGACAGTGCACTTGGAGCGGAGGAAAACAACTTTCTAGCCGCCGTTTGCAGAGGGACATCGAAAGGAAGTGTGGTAGCAGGATTCGCTGCGCTCGACCTCTCCACGGGCGAATTCCGTGCAACAGAGTTCTCCGGGGACGACGCGGAAAAGCGCATATGGGACGAGCTTGAGCAACTAAAGCCACGCGAGGTGTTGTTCGCGAGTTCCCTGCCCTTGTTTGAGGTGGGCGTACGATCGGGCGCATCGGCACAGTTACCCTGGGCGCAAACGCCCCTTGAGGATTGGGTCTTCGCGCCTGACTACTCTATCCCGCTAGTCGAGAACCATTTCGGGGTACTGTCCCTGGAGGGATTTGGGCTGGCAGGAAAGTCGGCGGCAGCGACGGCAGCAGGTGCTGTTCTCCACTACGTTCGCTCCACCCAGCGCGGCACGCTCGAGCACGTGGACCGCATCGGGTTTTATGAACGGCAGCAATGCCTGGTGCTGGATGTAGTGACGGTCCGCAATCTGGAACTGGCAGAACCGCTCTTTGCGAGTTCCGGAGACGCGGTCACGCTGTTCCGTTGTCTCGACGCGACACTGACGCCCATGGGCAAGCGCCTGCTGCGCTCGTGGATGTTGCGGCCATCCATCGATCTCGCGGAAATCAACCAGCGGCTTGACGCGGTTCAGGAACTTACCGGAAACCTGATGCATCGCGAGGAACTGCGACGGGCGTTGGACGGGATCTTCGATATCGAGCGACTGCTGAGCCGCGTGACTCTTGAGACGGCCAATGCCCGCGATGTACTTGGGCTTGCCGCGTCACTAGCCAAGATTCCGCCGCTCCGTACGGTACTGGCGCGCTTCGTTAGCGAGCGGCTGAAGCTTCAATACGAATCCATAGACGACCTTTCCGACCTCCGGGATCGAATTCAGCGGACGATCGTTCCTGAGCCTCCGATCACGTTCGCCGACGGCGGAGTTATCGCCTCCGGCGTGGACGCCGCACTCGACGAGTTGCGCACGCTGTCACGCGACAGTAAGCAATATTTGGCCCAAGTGGAGGAACGCGAACGCCAGCGCACGGGAATTTCGTCCCTTAAGGTCAAGTTCAATTCCGTTTTCGGCTACTACATCGAGATTTCCAAGGCGAACCTGCATCTTGCATCGTCCGATTACGAGCGCAAGCAAACGCTGGTGAATGCCGAGCGTTTTACTACGCCGGAACTAAAGGAGTACGAGTCGAAGATCCTTGATGCGCAGGAGAAGATCGTGGAGATTGAGCGCCGGATCTTCACCGAACTGCGCACGGCCATCGCAGCGGAAGCGCGCCGGATTCGCCGAACTGCCATGGGGCTCGCCGAAGTGGACGTGCTCGCCTGCTTCGCGCACCTTGCGACGGTACGCAACTACTGCCGCCCAATTCTTGATGAGGGTGGCGACCTTGAGATCGTAGAAGGCCGGCATCCGGTGGTCGAGGTGCAGGAACTCGCAGGTGCCGAGCGGTTCGTCCCCAATGATCTATATCTGAATTCCACCACCCACAGCATCCTTGTGCTGACTGGGCCAAACATGGGCGGCAAGAGTACCTACCTTCGCCAGACTGCGCTGATCACGATCATGGCTCAGATGGGTTCTTTTGTGCCTGCACGCAAGGCACGCCTCGGAGTGGTTGACCGCATCTTTACGCGCATCGGCGCCAGTGACAACCTTGCCCGCGGTCGATCAACTTTCATGGTCGAGATGACTGAGACCGCCGCGATTTTGAACACCGCCACGGCGAGGTCCCTGATCCTGCTCGATGAAATCGGGCGCGGCACTGCTACATATGACGGTCTGGCGATCGCGTGGTCGGCAGTCGAGTATATCCACCAGCGGACGCGAGCAAAAACGTTGTTCGCCACTCACTACCACGAACTGACGGACCTGGCCGACCGCCTGTCAGGCGTGAAGAACTTCCACGTATCGGTGAAGGAGAGCGCCGGGGGAATCGTCTTCCTCCGGAAGGTGGAGCCCGGTCCGGCGGACAAAAGTTACGGCATCGAGGTTGCAAAGCTGGCAGGTCTGCCGGCCGCGGTTATCGAGCGAGCACGGGAGGTCCTCTCCGAGCACGAGGATGCCGAACGGCGTGCCTCTGAGCATCTAGCCAGCGAGCCTAGTGAACCGCGCTCACTTCAGCTGACGATGTTTACGCCGTTGTCACAGAAGATCGTCGACCGCTTGCGAGATACTGACGTGAACAATTTGACCCCGCTCGAGGCACTCAACCTGCTGAACGAGCTGAAAAAGCAAATCGGATGA
- the nagZ gene encoding beta-N-acetylhexosaminidase, whose amino-acid sequence MTKLDLRRQVGQLLIMGFDGTEMSPKLRTMISTLQPGGVILFRRNIEQAQQTYELVRECRKLTKIPAYLCVDLEGGTVDRLRDLVAPAPALADVVACGQKRLVRKHGRILADECRAFGFNVDFAPVLDLRFEASKSVLTTRTVSADPKQTILYARELLAGLKDGGVIGCGKHFPGLGEANLDTHHELPSIDKPWKKLLNEDLVPYRQMRKELPFVMVAHVAYPDVTKDNTPASVSKKWITDILKKKIGYKGLVISDDLEMGGVQSAMPIEQAAVETIRAGADIYLVCHNEAFVWKCFEAVLTTAEKDKKFAKLVSAAATKVLKAKSKQKKQLAAMAKAPTQKTIDRLRRQIWEFTEEIRLDAAAKEQA is encoded by the coding sequence ATGACCAAACTCGATCTCAGAAGACAAGTTGGACAGCTACTGATCATGGGCTTTGACGGAACAGAGATGTCGCCCAAGCTTCGTACCATGATCTCGACCCTGCAGCCGGGAGGCGTGATCCTGTTCCGCCGCAATATTGAACAGGCGCAGCAGACCTACGAGCTGGTTCGGGAATGCCGCAAGCTGACGAAGATCCCGGCCTATTTGTGCGTGGACCTGGAAGGCGGAACCGTTGATCGGCTGCGTGACCTTGTTGCTCCCGCTCCTGCCCTGGCCGATGTGGTCGCTTGTGGACAAAAGAGACTTGTCCGGAAGCATGGGAGGATCCTGGCGGATGAGTGCCGTGCGTTTGGGTTCAATGTGGATTTCGCTCCCGTGCTGGACTTACGCTTCGAAGCATCGAAGAGTGTCCTGACCACTCGTACGGTTTCCGCCGATCCTAAACAAACGATTCTCTATGCCCGCGAACTGCTGGCTGGATTGAAAGACGGTGGGGTGATCGGATGTGGTAAGCACTTCCCCGGTCTTGGCGAAGCGAATCTCGACACCCATCACGAACTGCCGTCCATCGATAAGCCGTGGAAGAAGCTATTGAACGAAGACCTGGTTCCGTACCGTCAGATGCGTAAGGAACTGCCTTTCGTAATGGTGGCGCATGTGGCGTATCCCGATGTCACCAAGGACAACACGCCTGCTTCGGTGTCGAAGAAGTGGATCACCGACATCCTGAAGAAGAAAATCGGCTACAAAGGCCTGGTCATCAGTGACGACCTTGAGATGGGCGGCGTGCAATCGGCCATGCCAATTGAGCAGGCCGCCGTCGAGACAATTCGCGCCGGGGCAGATATCTACCTTGTCTGCCACAACGAAGCGTTTGTCTGGAAGTGCTTTGAGGCTGTGCTTACGACCGCGGAGAAGGACAAGAAGTTCGCGAAGTTGGTAAGCGCGGCGGCCACGAAGGTCCTGAAGGCCAAGAGCAAACAGAAGAAGCAGTTAGCGGCAATGGCTAAGGCGCCCACACAGAAGACGATCGACCGGTTACGCCGGCAGATCTGGGAATTCACAGAGGAGATCCGCTTGGATGCTGCCGCGAAGGAGCAAGCATGA
- a CDS encoding anhydro-N-acetylmuramic acid kinase, with protein MIVAGIMSGTSADGINVAIVRLEDHDFETKLDFVLHKEFPFPANVRKFILSVMNAEAKVADLARLNVLLGELYAEAFAKTASEAQAGVSVIGCHGQTIYHQGEKKNFLGRPIAATWQTGEGAVLAARTGIPVVSDFRQADMAAGGKGAPLVPFLDYMLYRHPQRGRIVQNIGGIANLSAIPAGTGAGSGPRPERVIAFDTGPGNMVIDGVMERLFHRPFDENGKVAAKGTILESVLKKLMRASFFRTSPPKTAGREEFGREYVEQFVRACGKAKREDVVATATALTARTISAAIRDFLPISLHDSHGYKDMIVSGGGSRNCTLVQMLRELLPELEIKTSDAYGLPSEAKEAVAFAVLAYQTWHRAPSSIPSATGADYPAVLGKISYP; from the coding sequence ATGATCGTAGCGGGCATTATGAGTGGGACTTCCGCCGACGGCATCAATGTTGCGATCGTTCGGCTTGAAGACCATGATTTCGAAACGAAGCTCGATTTCGTCCTACATAAAGAATTTCCGTTTCCAGCTAATGTACGCAAGTTCATCCTTTCGGTGATGAATGCCGAGGCCAAGGTGGCCGACCTGGCACGATTGAACGTTCTGCTAGGCGAACTTTACGCGGAAGCGTTCGCAAAGACGGCCAGTGAGGCGCAGGCTGGCGTGTCCGTGATCGGTTGTCACGGGCAAACGATCTACCATCAGGGAGAAAAGAAGAACTTTCTCGGTCGCCCAATCGCTGCAACCTGGCAAACGGGCGAAGGCGCCGTACTGGCAGCACGCACCGGAATCCCAGTGGTGTCCGACTTCCGCCAGGCCGACATGGCTGCCGGCGGAAAGGGCGCCCCGCTGGTCCCCTTCCTCGACTACATGCTGTACCGCCATCCGCAGCGCGGGCGTATTGTGCAGAACATTGGTGGCATTGCCAATCTCTCGGCAATACCCGCCGGAACGGGTGCCGGGTCGGGGCCTCGGCCGGAACGCGTCATCGCATTTGATACCGGTCCGGGGAACATGGTCATTGACGGCGTGATGGAGCGTCTATTCCACCGCCCGTTCGACGAAAACGGTAAGGTCGCTGCCAAAGGAACGATTCTCGAATCTGTCCTGAAGAAGCTGATGCGGGCTTCGTTTTTCCGGACCTCGCCACCCAAGACCGCCGGCCGCGAGGAGTTCGGCCGCGAGTACGTGGAACAGTTCGTCCGTGCGTGCGGCAAGGCCAAACGCGAGGATGTCGTCGCTACCGCGACCGCGTTAACTGCACGTACTATATCCGCAGCAATCCGCGATTTCCTGCCGATTTCACTCCATGACAGCCATGGGTACAAGGACATGATCGTTTCCGGAGGAGGAAGCCGGAACTGCACACTCGTCCAAATGTTGAGGGAATTGCTCCCCGAACTGGAAATCAAGACGTCAGATGCTTACGGCCTTCCGTCCGAAGCCAAGGAGGCAGTCGCTTTTGCCGTGCTGGCCTATCAAACCTGGCACCGGGCGCCGTCGAGCATCCCCTCGGCGACAGGAGCCGATTACCCTGCGGTCCTCGGCAAGATATCCTACCCATGA